ATCGCCGCCGGCGTGGACGCGATCGACGGGCTGTCGCAGGAGCTGCAGAACACCATGCTGCGCATCCGCTACGCCCAGGTGCCGGTGGTGGCGGCCGTGCACGGCATGGCGCTGGGCGGCGGCTGCGAGCTGGCGATCTACTGCGCGCGCCGGGTGGCGCACATGGAAAGCTACATGGGGCTGGTCGAGATCGGCGTCGGCCTGGTACCGGGCGCCGGGGGGCTGACCTGGATTGCGCGCCGCGCCGCCGAAAACGCCCAGGCCAGCACCGGCAAGGACCTGCTGCCCTTCCTGACCGAAGGTTTCACCGCCGCGGCCACCGCCAAGGTGGGCACCAGCGCGCTGGAGTGCCGCCAGATCGGCTACCTGCTGGACAGCGACATCGTCGTGCCGCACAAGGAAGAGCTCTTGTACGTGGCGGTAAACGAAGCGCGCGCCATGGCCACCGGCGGCTGGCGCGCGCCGCTCAGGCGCAGCTTCCCCGTGGCGGGGCGCAGCGGCAGCGCCACCATCCGCGGGCAGCTGACCAACATGCGCGCCGGCGGCTTCATCAGCGACCACGATCAGCACATTGCCACGCTGATTGCCGAGATCGTCTGCGGCGGCGACGTGGACGCGGGCACGCTGGTGAACGAGGAATACCTGATGGCCCTGGAGCGCAAGGCCTTCTGCGCGCTGATCCAGCACCCGAAGACGCAGGAGCGCATTCTGGGCATGCTCAGTACCGGCAAGCCGGTGCGCAATTGAACATGGCAGCGCATGCGTCTTTGCTCCCTCCCCCATTGGGGGAGGGCAGGGGTAGGGGCCAGCGGCGTTGGCTGAGGCGGGTTGCCGTTGTGGCGCGGGCGGCCTCCATCCCGGCCTTCCCCCAGAGGGGGAAGGAGTAAGGCATGCAGTACCAGGCCAGCACCCGCGCGCGCAGCAATGCTCCGGTATTGCGCAGCGCCATGACGGACTCCGAGCGCAAGCTCTGGAGCCGCCTGCGTGGCGAACAGCTGGGCGTGAAGTTTCGCCGCCAGCACCCCTTGGGCAGCTACGTCGCGGATTTTGCCTGCCTGGCTCCGCGGCTGATCGTGGAGCTGGACGGTTCTCAGCATCTGGCCCAGGCCGGATACGACGCGCGCAGGGATGCGTTTTTTCGCCATCAAGGGTTCGAGGTGCTGCGGTTTGACAGCAGCGCGCCGTTGACCCAGCTGGAAGGGGTGCTGCAGCGGATTCTGGAGACGCTCCACGCGCTGCAAGCCCCCATCCCCGCCTTCCCCCAGAGGGGGAAGGAGTTGACACACCAAGGAGTTTGACCATGAGCAAGCAAATCCAGGACGCCTACATCGTCGCCGCCACGCGCACGCCGATAGGCAAGTCGCACAAGGGCTTTTTCCGCAACTACCGGCCCGACGACCTGCTGGCCACCACCTTGCGCGCGGCGCTGGCGCAGGTGCCCACGCTGGACCCGGCGGCGGTGGAGGACGTGATTGCCGGCTGCGCCATCCCCGAGGCGCAGCAGGGCCTGAACGTGGCGCGCATTGCCGCGGTGCTCGCGGGCCTGCCCAAGAGCGTGGGCGGGGTGACGGTCAACCGCTTTTGCGCTTCGGGGCTGACCGCCGTGCAGATGGCGGCCGACCGCATCCGCGTGGGCGAGGCCGAGGTGATGATCGCCGCCGGCGTGGAGAGCATGAGCATGGTGCCCATGATGGGCAACAGCCCCAGCCTGTCGCCGACGATCTTTGCCAACGGCGACGAGGACGTGGGCATCGCCTACGGCATGGGCCTCACGGCCGAGAAGGTGGCGCAGCAGTGGAAGGTGACGCGCGAGGCGCAGGACGCGTTTGCGCTGGAATCGCACCGGCGCTCGATCGCCGCGCAGCAGGCCGGGCGTTTTGCCGACGAGATCACGCCGATCGAGGTGACCGACCGTGGCCTGAACCTGGCCACGGGCGAGCCCGTGGTGAAGACGCGCACGGTGAACCTGGACGAAGGTCCGCGCCCCGACACCACGCTCGAAGGCCTGGCCAGGCTGCGCACCGTGTTTGCCGCGCGCGGCACGGTGACGGCGGGCAACAGCAGCCAGACCAGCGACGGCGCGGGCGCGCTGATCCTGGCGAGCGAAGCGGCGGTCAAGCGCTTCAACCTCAAGCCGCTGGCGCGTTTCGTGAGCTTCGCCAGCCGCGGCGTGCGCCCCGAGATCATGGGCGTGGGGCCGATCGAGGCGATCCCGGCCGCGCTCAAGCTCGCCGGCCTGAAGCACGAGGACATGGGCTGGATCGAGCTCAACGAAGCCTTTGCCGCGCAATCGCTGGCGGTGATCAACACGCTGGGGCTGAACACCGATGTGGTCAACCCCATGGGCGGGGCGATCTCGCTCGGCCACCCGCTGGGCGCGACCGGCGCGATCCGCTCGGCCACGGTGGTGCACGCGCTGCAGCGCGAGAACCTCAAGTACGGCATGGTCACGATGTGCGTGGGCATGGGCCAGGGCGCGGCGGGCATCTTCGAGCGCGTCTGAGCGCGGGGCGCACGCCATGCAGGCGCTCACGCTCACCGGCAGCGGCGCGCCGGTTGCCGTCAAGTGCTTCGAAGGCGCGGGCGCGGCGCGCGCCAGCGTGGTCATCGGCAATGCGGTCGGCGTGCACCAGCGCTACTACCAGGACTTTGCCGCCTGGCTGGCGGCGCAGGGCTGGCGCGTCTACACCTTCGACTGGCGTGGCCAGGGCGAATCGCTTGCCGGGTCGATGCGCAGCGCGCGGCCCACGATGCAGGACTGGGTGCGCGACTACGAAACCGTCGTCGCCCATGCCCGGGCGCAACTGCCCGGGCGCCCGCTCTATCTCATCGGCCACAGCCTGGGGGCGCAACTGCCGGGGCTGTTCAGCCGGCCCCAGCAGGTCGACGGCCTGCTGGCGGTGGCCGCGGGCAGCGGCTACTGGCGCGTCAATGCGCCGCAGCTCAGGCGGCGCATCCTGCCGTTCTGGTACCTGGTGATGCCGCTGGCCACCGCGGCCTGCGGCTACTTTCCCGGTGTGCGCCTGGGCATGATCGGCGACCTGCCGGCCAGCATCGCCTGGCAATGGCGCCGCTGGTGCCTGGACCCGCTCTACGCCATGGGCGCGGAGCAGGCGGGGGAAAGCTATGCGCGCGTGCGCTTTCCCATCCACCTGCTGCGCATGATGGACGACGAGATGATGAGCGAGCAGGCCAACCGCGACCTGCTGGCGATGTATCCCGGCACGGCGCAGACCGTGCA
This portion of the Comamonas flocculans genome encodes:
- a CDS encoding alpha/beta hydrolase family protein, whose product is MQALTLTGSGAPVAVKCFEGAGAARASVVIGNAVGVHQRYYQDFAAWLAAQGWRVYTFDWRGQGESLAGSMRSARPTMQDWVRDYETVVAHARAQLPGRPLYLIGHSLGAQLPGLFSRPQQVDGLLAVAAGSGYWRVNAPQLRRRILPFWYLVMPLATAACGYFPGVRLGMIGDLPASIAWQWRRWCLDPLYAMGAEQAGESYARVRFPIHLLRMMDDEMMSEQANRDLLAMYPGTAQTVQDLGAPEAGGQRIGHLGFFKARFEPLLWPRAEAVLRAWCGVAQTTGPLAEQGHTRAP
- a CDS encoding endonuclease domain-containing protein, with product MQYQASTRARSNAPVLRSAMTDSERKLWSRLRGEQLGVKFRRQHPLGSYVADFACLAPRLIVELDGSQHLAQAGYDARRDAFFRHQGFEVLRFDSSAPLTQLEGVLQRILETLHALQAPIPAFPQRGKELTHQGV
- a CDS encoding acetyl-CoA C-acyltransferase encodes the protein MSKQIQDAYIVAATRTPIGKSHKGFFRNYRPDDLLATTLRAALAQVPTLDPAAVEDVIAGCAIPEAQQGLNVARIAAVLAGLPKSVGGVTVNRFCASGLTAVQMAADRIRVGEAEVMIAAGVESMSMVPMMGNSPSLSPTIFANGDEDVGIAYGMGLTAEKVAQQWKVTREAQDAFALESHRRSIAAQQAGRFADEITPIEVTDRGLNLATGEPVVKTRTVNLDEGPRPDTTLEGLARLRTVFAARGTVTAGNSSQTSDGAGALILASEAAVKRFNLKPLARFVSFASRGVRPEIMGVGPIEAIPAALKLAGLKHEDMGWIELNEAFAAQSLAVINTLGLNTDVVNPMGGAISLGHPLGATGAIRSATVVHALQRENLKYGMVTMCVGMGQGAAGIFERV